A single window of Streptococcus cristatus ATCC 51100 DNA harbors:
- a CDS encoding RidA family protein: protein MAKIVQTDKAPAAIGPYVQGKIVGNLLFASGQIPLSPETGEIVGATIEEQTQQVLKNVGAILEAAGTDFDHVIKATCFLSDINDFVPFNEVYKTAFKSEFPARSAVEVARLPRDVKIEIEVIAEIVE from the coding sequence ATGGCAAAAATAGTACAAACAGATAAAGCACCAGCAGCAATCGGACCATATGTTCAAGGAAAAATCGTTGGTAACCTTCTATTTGCAAGTGGTCAGATTCCTTTGTCACCAGAGACAGGAGAAATTGTAGGAGCAACGATTGAAGAGCAGACCCAGCAAGTTCTAAAAAATGTAGGAGCTATTTTGGAAGCAGCTGGAACAGATTTTGACCATGTGATCAAGGCAACCTGCTTCCTAAGTGATATCAATGATTTTGTGCCATTTAATGAGGTCTACAAAACGGCCTTTAAAAGCGAGTTTCCAGCTCGTTCGGCAGTAGAAGTGGCTCGCTTGCCTCGTGATGTAAAAATCGAAATCGAAGTCATTGCTGAGATCGTAGAATAA
- the whiA gene encoding DNA-binding protein WhiA gives MSFTVKVKEELLSLSVKDKNELAAIIKMAGSLGISSTGLTLSISTENAKIARHLYELLSDLYQVKSEIRHHQKTNLRKNRVYTVFLDQKVEEILSDLHLADSFFGIEAGIDQTILSDDEASRAYLRGAFLSNGSMREPDSGKYQLEILSVYLDHAEDLADLMRRFLLDAKTIERKKGAVTYLQRAEDIMDFLIVIGAMEAMAEFESLKLMREARNDLNRANNAETANIARTVTASMKTINNIAKISDNIGIESLPVDLQEVAQLRIQHPDYSIQQLADSLSRPLTKSGVNHRLRKINKIADEL, from the coding sequence ATGAGCTTTACAGTAAAAGTAAAAGAAGAGCTTTTAAGCTTATCTGTAAAAGACAAAAACGAGTTGGCTGCCATCATTAAGATGGCTGGTAGTTTGGGAATTTCTTCGACTGGCCTCACCTTATCCATTTCAACAGAAAATGCCAAGATTGCTCGCCATCTCTATGAGTTGCTGTCGGACCTTTATCAGGTCAAATCAGAAATCCGTCACCATCAGAAGACTAATCTGCGCAAGAATCGCGTTTATACAGTATTTCTAGATCAGAAAGTGGAAGAAATCCTTTCTGACCTGCACTTGGCTGACTCCTTTTTTGGTATTGAGGCAGGGATTGACCAGACCATTTTGTCAGATGACGAAGCCAGCCGAGCCTACCTCCGGGGAGCCTTTCTCTCAAATGGCAGCATGCGGGAGCCAGACTCAGGCAAGTACCAGCTAGAAATCCTGTCCGTTTATCTGGATCATGCTGAGGATTTGGCTGACTTGATGCGGCGTTTTCTGCTGGATGCCAAGACCATCGAGCGCAAGAAGGGGGCTGTCACTTATCTGCAGAGAGCTGAGGATATCATGGATTTTCTCATTGTCATCGGTGCTATGGAAGCCATGGCTGAGTTTGAGTCTCTTAAGCTCATGCGGGAAGCGCGCAACGATCTTAATCGCGCCAATAATGCAGAGACAGCGAACATCGCTCGCACGGTCACAGCCAGTATGAAAACCATCAACAATATTGCCAAAATCAGCGACAATATTGGTATCGAGAGTTTACCTGTAGACCTGCAGGAGGTAGCCCAGCTTCGTATCCAACATCCAGACTACTCCATACAGCAGCTAGCTGATAGTCTGAGCCGGCCTCTAACTAAGAGCGGTGTCAATCATCGCTTGAGAAAAATCAATAAAATCGCAGATGAATTATAA
- a CDS encoding FAD-containing oxidoreductase: MLTYDLIVIGFGKAGKTLAAKMAAQGKKVALIERSKAMYGGTCINIACIPTKTLLVAAEKGLAFDQVMAEKNAVTSRLNGKNYAAISGAGVDIIDAEAHFLSNKVIEITAGDEKEELTAETIVINTGAVSNVLPIPGLTDTKNVYDSTGIQNLKELPKRLGVLGGGNIGLEFAGLYNKLGSQVTVLDAAPVFLPRVEPSIAALAKQYMEEDGIQLLQNVRTTQVKNDGAEVVVVTEDGEFRFDALLYATGRKPNVEPLHLENTDIELTERGAIKVDKHLETSVPGVFAAGDVNGGLQFTYISLDDFRILYSYLAGDGSYTLEDRKNVPTSMFITPPLAQIGLTEKEAQEQGLPIAVKEIPVAAMPRGHVNADLRGAFKAVVNTETKEIVGATIFSAGAQEIINILTVAMDNKIPYTYLSKQIFTHPTLAENLNDLFAI; this comes from the coding sequence ATGTTAACCTATGATTTAATTGTCATCGGCTTTGGTAAGGCCGGTAAAACATTGGCAGCCAAAATGGCGGCCCAAGGAAAAAAAGTTGCTTTGATTGAGCGCAGCAAGGCTATGTATGGGGGAACCTGTATCAATATCGCCTGCATCCCAACCAAGACCCTGCTCGTCGCAGCTGAAAAAGGGCTAGCTTTCGACCAGGTCATGGCTGAGAAGAACGCTGTAACTAGCCGTCTCAACGGAAAGAACTATGCAGCAATCAGTGGTGCTGGTGTCGACATCATCGATGCGGAAGCTCATTTCCTTTCCAATAAGGTCATCGAAATCACAGCTGGTGATGAAAAAGAGGAACTGACGGCTGAAACTATTGTCATCAATACTGGTGCTGTTTCCAACGTCCTACCGATTCCTGGATTGACTGATACTAAAAATGTTTACGATTCAACAGGTATCCAAAACCTGAAAGAACTTCCTAAACGCTTGGGAGTTCTAGGTGGCGGTAATATCGGCCTAGAATTCGCTGGACTCTACAACAAATTGGGCAGTCAAGTAACTGTACTGGATGCTGCACCTGTCTTTCTCCCTCGAGTAGAGCCTTCTATCGCTGCCCTAGCTAAGCAGTACATGGAAGAAGACGGAATCCAGCTCTTACAAAATGTACGTACTACACAGGTTAAAAATGATGGTGCTGAAGTTGTCGTTGTGACTGAGGATGGAGAATTCCGCTTTGATGCCCTGCTCTATGCTACTGGCCGTAAGCCGAATGTTGAGCCACTACACTTGGAAAATACAGATATTGAGCTGACAGAACGCGGAGCGATTAAGGTCGATAAGCACTTGGAAACATCTGTACCTGGTGTATTTGCAGCGGGCGATGTCAATGGCGGTCTGCAGTTCACTTATATCTCACTGGATGACTTCCGCATCCTTTATAGCTATCTGGCTGGCGACGGCAGCTACACACTGGAAGACCGTAAGAACGTACCTACCAGCATGTTCATCACACCACCTTTGGCTCAAATCGGACTGACTGAAAAGGAAGCGCAAGAGCAAGGACTGCCGATTGCAGTTAAGGAGATTCCAGTCGCAGCTATGCCTCGCGGACATGTCAATGCTGACTTACGCGGTGCCTTCAAGGCTGTTGTCAACACAGAGACCAAGGAAATCGTCGGAGCAACAATCTTCTCAGCAGGGGCTCAGGAAATTATCAATATCCTGACTGTAGCCATGGATAATAAGATTCCTTACACCTACTTGAGTAAGCAAATCTTCACTCACCCGACTTTGGCTGAAAACCTCAATGATTTATTTGCTATTTAA
- a CDS encoding nucleoside hydrolase: MKRKVIIDCDPGIDDSLALLYALQHPDLEVVALTIVAGNVPVELGLENAFKILERLNRLDIPVYAGADKPLVRDFVSAQDTHGMDGLGESGIARCSSTQAQPKAAYDFLADYFQKNSDTSIIALGPLTNIALALRKNPNLGQHLDRFVSMGGSYKSHGNCSPVAEYNYWCDPHAAQETYEKLGKKIEMVGLDVTRKIVLTPNLLEYMRFINPEVADFIEKITRFYWDFHWKYEHIIGCVINDPLAVAHFLHEDLCQGFDSFVDLATEGIAMGQTLVDAYHFYGKQANAKVLTQVNTHLFFQDFLSVILNTSKEIICQDLETLNLG, encoded by the coding sequence ATGAAAAGAAAAGTTATTATTGACTGCGATCCCGGCATAGACGACAGCCTAGCTCTGCTCTATGCCCTACAACACCCTGATTTAGAGGTCGTGGCTTTGACCATAGTCGCTGGAAATGTCCCAGTAGAACTTGGTCTTGAAAATGCCTTTAAAATCCTAGAAAGGCTGAATCGGCTAGATATTCCAGTATATGCAGGAGCCGACAAGCCCTTGGTTCGTGATTTCGTCTCCGCTCAGGATACCCACGGCATGGATGGATTGGGGGAAAGCGGAATAGCAAGATGCAGCTCCACCCAAGCCCAGCCAAAAGCTGCTTATGACTTTCTGGCAGACTATTTCCAGAAAAATAGTGATACTTCCATCATTGCACTGGGGCCTTTGACCAATATTGCTTTGGCTCTTAGGAAAAATCCTAACCTTGGGCAACATCTAGACCGATTTGTCAGTATGGGCGGCAGCTACAAATCGCACGGCAACTGTTCACCCGTGGCCGAATACAACTACTGGTGCGATCCGCATGCAGCCCAAGAAACCTACGAAAAACTTGGAAAGAAGATCGAAATGGTCGGTCTAGATGTCACGCGAAAGATTGTCTTGACGCCCAATCTCTTGGAATATATGCGATTTATCAATCCTGAAGTCGCTGACTTTATCGAAAAAATCACTCGTTTTTACTGGGATTTTCATTGGAAGTATGAACATATCATCGGCTGTGTCATCAACGATCCATTGGCCGTTGCCCATTTTCTGCATGAAGACCTTTGCCAAGGATTTGACTCCTTCGTCGATCTCGCAACGGAAGGCATTGCCATGGGACAAACGCTAGTTGATGCCTATCATTTTTATGGTAAGCAAGCCAATGCTAAGGTGCTGACTCAAGTAAACACCCACCTCTTCTTTCAGGATTTTCTCTCCGTGATACTCAACACTTCAAAGGAAATCATCTGCCAAGATCTAGAAACTTTAAATTTAGGATAA
- the rapZ gene encoding RNase adapter RapZ codes for MAEHKIQLVIVTGMSGAGKTVAIQSFEDLGYFTIDNMPPTLVPKFLQLVEGTKDNDKLALVVDMRSRSFFLEIQDILDELERSTEIDFKILFLDAADKELVARYKETRRSHPLAADGRILDGIKLERELLAPLKNLSQNVVDTTELTPRELRKTISEQFSNQADLHSFRIEVMSFGFKYGLPLDADLVFDVRFLPNPYYKPELRNQTGLDKDVFDYVMNHAESEEFYQHLLGLIEPILPGYQKEGKSVLTIAVGCTGGQHRSVAFAQRLADDLAKNWPVNASHRDKNRRKETVNRS; via the coding sequence ATGGCTGAACACAAGATTCAATTAGTGATTGTGACAGGAATGAGCGGTGCCGGAAAGACTGTCGCTATCCAGTCTTTTGAGGATTTGGGTTATTTTACCATTGATAACATGCCGCCGACCCTAGTACCAAAGTTTTTGCAGTTGGTCGAAGGAACAAAGGACAATGATAAGTTGGCTCTGGTTGTTGATATGAGGAGTCGCTCCTTCTTTTTGGAGATTCAGGATATTCTGGATGAGCTAGAAAGAAGCACGGAAATTGATTTTAAAATTTTATTTTTGGATGCGGCCGACAAGGAGTTGGTGGCTCGCTATAAGGAAACTAGACGCAGTCACCCTTTGGCAGCTGACGGGCGAATTTTAGATGGAATCAAACTGGAGCGTGAACTCTTAGCCCCTCTGAAAAATCTCAGTCAAAATGTTGTAGATACGACAGAACTGACACCACGGGAGCTCAGAAAGACCATCTCTGAACAATTTTCAAACCAGGCTGATCTGCACAGTTTCCGCATCGAGGTTATGAGTTTCGGTTTTAAATATGGTTTGCCTCTGGATGCGGACTTGGTTTTTGATGTGCGTTTCCTGCCAAATCCCTACTATAAACCTGAGCTGCGTAATCAGACAGGATTGGATAAGGATGTATTTGACTATGTCATGAACCATGCTGAGTCAGAAGAATTTTACCAGCATTTGCTGGGCTTGATTGAGCCAATTTTGCCCGGCTATCAAAAGGAAGGAAAATCTGTACTGACCATCGCAGTCGGCTGCACGGGCGGACAGCACCGTAGTGTGGCCTTTGCACAGCGTTTGGCGGATGATTTAGCGAAAAACTGGCCTGTCAATGCCAGCCATCGCGACAAAAATCGCCGGAAGGAAACGGTGAACCGCTCATGA
- a CDS encoding BlaI/MecI/CopY family transcriptional regulator has translation MNHSIKRLPDGEFAILKIIWHLPNPTTSAQIMEKLGEDNHWKPQTLLTVLARLTEKGFLESVRKGRERQYTALISEEEYLEVETSDFLKRYSGHSMGGFVKTLFSSNSFSENELDELRNLLNQKE, from the coding sequence ATGAATCATTCAATTAAACGTTTACCAGATGGTGAATTTGCTATCTTAAAGATTATTTGGCACCTGCCAAATCCAACGACCTCTGCCCAAATTATGGAAAAGCTGGGTGAAGATAACCATTGGAAGCCTCAGACTTTGTTGACAGTCTTAGCTCGCTTGACGGAAAAGGGGTTCTTAGAAAGTGTTCGAAAGGGTCGTGAGAGGCAGTATACGGCCTTGATTTCGGAAGAGGAATATTTAGAAGTAGAGACGTCAGACTTTTTGAAGCGCTATAGCGGACATTCCATGGGAGGCTTTGTCAAGACTCTCTTTTCATCTAATTCTTTTTCAGAAAATGAACTGGATGAGCTGCGTAATTTACTGAATCAGAAAGAGTAA
- a CDS encoding YvcK family protein — translation MRKPRITVIGGGTGISVILDSLRKKDVEITAIVTVADDGGSSGELRKNIQQLTPPGDLRNVLVAMSDMPKFYEKVFQYRFAKGDGVLAGHPLGNLIIAGISEMQGSTYNAMQLLTKFFHTTGKIYPSSDTPLTLHAVFTDGTEVVGESNLASKAGMIERVYVTNTHDDEKPVASRKVVQSILDSDMVVLGPGSLFTSILPNLVIEEIGQAILDTKAEVAYVCNIMTQRGETEHFSDSDHVQVLHRHLGKKFIDTVLVNIEPVPREYMNSNKFDEYLVQVEHNFQGLQEQVPRVISSNFLRLENGGAFHDGELLVDELMQIIQVRK, via the coding sequence ATGAGAAAACCGAGAATTACAGTTATCGGCGGCGGTACAGGAATTTCAGTCATTTTAGACAGCCTGCGGAAAAAGGATGTAGAAATCACAGCCATTGTCACAGTTGCAGATGATGGCGGCAGTTCTGGTGAGCTGCGTAAGAACATCCAGCAGCTGACGCCGCCGGGTGACTTGCGAAATGTTTTGGTCGCCATGTCTGATATGCCAAAGTTTTATGAGAAGGTCTTCCAGTATCGCTTTGCCAAAGGAGACGGCGTTCTAGCAGGCCATCCCTTGGGGAATCTGATTATTGCAGGCATTTCCGAAATGCAGGGTTCGACCTATAATGCCATGCAGCTTCTAACCAAGTTTTTCCATACAACAGGTAAAATCTACCCTTCAAGCGACACTCCGCTGACTCTGCATGCTGTGTTTACAGATGGAACGGAAGTTGTCGGTGAGAGCAATCTGGCTAGTAAGGCTGGTATGATTGAGCGGGTCTATGTGACCAATACCCATGATGATGAAAAGCCTGTTGCCAGTAGAAAGGTGGTTCAGAGTATTTTGGATAGCGATATGGTGGTGCTGGGACCGGGATCTCTCTTTACCTCCATCTTGCCAAACCTCGTAATCGAAGAAATCGGCCAAGCTATTTTAGATACTAAGGCAGAAGTAGCTTATGTCTGCAACATTATGACCCAGCGCGGCGAAACCGAGCACTTTTCAGATAGCGACCACGTTCAAGTATTGCATCGTCATCTGGGCAAAAAGTTTATTGATACTGTCTTGGTCAATATCGAGCCAGTTCCGCGCGAGTATATGAATAGCAATAAATTTGATGAATATCTGGTTCAAGTTGAGCATAATTTTCAAGGGCTGCAAGAGCAAGTTCCGCGTGTCATTTCATCGAATTTCCTTCGATTGGAAAATGGCGGAGCTTTTCATGATGGAGAGTTACTTGTTGATGAATTGATGCAGATTATACAGGTGCGCAAATGA
- a CDS encoding polyphosphate polymerase domain-containing protein, with protein sequence MKQKQIQTNFQRVETKYILDCATLARLEAEMHAYLIPDDYATSTISNVYFDNDDFQMIQDSIARRGGREKLRMRTYAAEPTKDSQVFLEIKKKSEDVGFKYRLVSNLTSVVNYIEKGLADQTISDERVKTEVELLQERYAGLKPKMVISYDRYSMKGSEDKKVRVTVDSNIRFRDYDVDLTLGRHGYPLLEDNMVIMEIKVPGEYPEWMSEILNEYGLEDQSFSKYGKAYLKSKELIPQAAKV encoded by the coding sequence ATGAAACAAAAACAAATCCAAACGAACTTCCAACGTGTTGAAACAAAGTACATCTTAGACTGTGCGACCTTGGCTCGCTTAGAAGCTGAAATGCATGCTTACCTCATTCCAGATGATTACGCAACTTCGACCATTTCAAATGTCTATTTTGACAATGATGATTTTCAAATGATCCAAGACTCGATTGCTAGAAGAGGTGGTCGTGAAAAGCTACGGATGCGGACTTATGCAGCGGAGCCAACAAAGGATAGTCAGGTATTTTTGGAAATCAAGAAAAAGTCGGAGGACGTTGGCTTCAAGTATCGACTAGTTTCAAATCTTACTTCGGTCGTTAATTATATTGAGAAGGGACTTGCAGACCAGACTATTTCTGATGAGCGGGTCAAGACAGAAGTGGAGCTGTTGCAGGAGCGTTATGCAGGCTTAAAACCGAAAATGGTGATTAGCTATGACCGTTACTCGATGAAAGGCTCAGAGGACAAAAAAGTTCGTGTGACGGTTGATTCCAATATCCGCTTCCGTGATTATGATGTAGACTTGACTTTAGGACGCCACGGCTATCCTCTGTTGGAGGATAATATGGTGATTATGGAAATCAAGGTTCCAGGGGAATATCCTGAGTGGATGTCTGAAATTTTGAACGAATACGGCCTTGAAGATCAGTCCTTCTCAAAATACGGCAAAGCCTACCTAAAATCTAAAGAATTGATTCCCCAAGCCGCCAAGGTTTAA
- a CDS encoding LytS/YhcK type 5TM receptor domain-containing protein — translation MKKITPFTITFTAICIALNYIGANIALFLKLPVYLDTFGTILASLVLGPIFGVGTAVASALISAFTTDISAIYFSPVAILLALLVSVFFTSDSKPRLNLLWKTVLVSLPATALASLITVIVFKGITPSGSSIIVQGLHGLGLDLVTSTIIVQALTDYADRLIVIGVSLVFIPQLKKVIPRIFAKSSNA, via the coding sequence ATGAAAAAAATAACACCATTTACCATTACATTTACAGCTATCTGCATCGCTCTAAACTATATCGGTGCCAACATCGCACTTTTTCTAAAACTTCCTGTTTATTTGGATACTTTTGGAACGATATTGGCCAGCCTCGTTTTAGGACCTATTTTCGGAGTAGGAACTGCGGTTGCTAGTGCTCTTATTAGCGCCTTTACAACAGACATTTCTGCTATTTATTTCTCTCCAGTAGCCATTCTTTTGGCTCTGCTCGTCTCAGTCTTTTTCACTTCTGATTCAAAACCAAGACTAAACCTTCTCTGGAAAACGGTTCTAGTCTCTCTACCAGCTACTGCTTTGGCCTCTCTGATCACTGTGATAGTCTTCAAAGGAATCACTCCGAGTGGTTCCAGTATTATCGTACAAGGTTTACATGGCTTAGGCTTAGATCTGGTCACCAGCACTATCATTGTTCAAGCACTGACCGACTATGCAGACCGACTCATCGTTATTGGGGTCAGCCTCGTCTTCATCCCACAACTCAAAAAAGTCATCCCAAGAATCTTTGCAAAATCCAGCAATGCATAA
- a CDS encoding M56 family metallopeptidase, giving the protein MKQFLLSFLLTSFSTSILVLFLSLLFAALKTKISVKVKYVIWFLILLSFLFPFRPQFGSGLIRLSTGATIQTAVRAGQTSGGQAVSQVAEKASQANLWEAFLGLPWFEIFFAIWLLGCSFNLGKYAYSYIRFKKMLQRWGTEVEDEETLFQLHLIKEKMGVKSKIRLLYYPMTQSPMLLGFRDILIVLPELDYTEEELQLIFQHELTHYQHYDVLINLFAILAKSLHWFNPVVRFACQETQEAGEMYYDYDVLSRKDTAYHTFYGETILTMIDRSKKTPIALTTCFYSDKFNLKRRIIGIMDSRLPKKFLSASFVVAVPLLLLLTSSVFALENPVAQDSKLVLESKKAEGLSQRQALETVLKELSLAEKDIKDMQILRDKGNYKILFPHGQTAHEMLVNAKTGKVVQPKQHTIVEKTVTVEKEVTPSSSSAAAPADSGSGNGNAGQTGSVSSPPPTTNTVTNSNTNTSTAPVQPPAQTSSSKSKDKDRDDDKDDDDDDDDDDDDDDD; this is encoded by the coding sequence ATGAAACAGTTCCTTTTGTCTTTCCTTTTAACCAGTTTTTCAACCTCGATCTTGGTTCTGTTTTTGAGCCTTCTTTTTGCAGCCCTCAAGACCAAGATTTCAGTCAAGGTCAAGTATGTTATCTGGTTTTTAATCTTGCTGAGTTTTTTATTCCCATTCCGTCCTCAGTTTGGCTCTGGTTTGATTCGGCTGAGTACTGGGGCGACTATTCAGACAGCTGTTAGAGCTGGTCAGACAAGTGGAGGGCAGGCTGTTTCTCAAGTAGCTGAAAAAGCTAGCCAGGCCAATCTCTGGGAGGCTTTTCTAGGTCTACCTTGGTTTGAAATATTCTTTGCTATTTGGCTACTTGGTTGTTCATTTAACTTAGGTAAGTATGCCTATTCTTATATCCGTTTTAAAAAGATGTTGCAACGTTGGGGGACAGAGGTTGAGGACGAAGAGACTTTGTTCCAGTTGCATTTGATTAAAGAAAAGATGGGCGTTAAAAGTAAGATTCGTCTGCTCTACTATCCTATGACACAGAGTCCAATGTTGCTGGGATTCAGAGATATTTTGATTGTGCTACCGGAGCTGGACTATACGGAGGAGGAGCTGCAGCTGATTTTCCAGCATGAGTTGACCCATTATCAGCACTATGATGTCTTGATTAATCTTTTCGCGATTCTTGCCAAGAGCCTGCATTGGTTTAATCCAGTGGTTCGTTTTGCTTGTCAGGAAACTCAAGAAGCAGGAGAAATGTACTATGACTACGATGTTCTGAGTAGAAAAGACACAGCTTATCACACTTTTTATGGCGAGACCATTCTGACGATGATTGATCGCAGTAAGAAGACCCCGATTGCTTTGACGACTTGTTTTTACTCGGATAAGTTTAATCTCAAGCGTAGGATTATTGGTATCATGGACAGCCGGCTACCGAAAAAGTTTCTGTCTGCTTCTTTCGTAGTAGCAGTTCCCCTACTTTTGCTCTTGACTAGCTCGGTCTTTGCCTTAGAAAATCCAGTCGCACAAGATAGTAAACTTGTGTTAGAGTCTAAAAAAGCGGAAGGGCTTAGTCAGCGTCAGGCCTTAGAAACAGTTTTGAAGGAACTTTCTCTGGCTGAAAAGGACATTAAGGATATGCAGATTTTACGTGACAAAGGCAATTATAAGATTCTCTTTCCACACGGACAGACGGCTCATGAAATGCTTGTCAATGCCAAGACTGGAAAAGTCGTCCAACCCAAGCAGCATACCATTGTCGAAAAGACAGTAACAGTTGAAAAAGAAGTTACGCCATCTTCGTCTTCTGCAGCGGCTCCAGCTGATAGTGGAAGTGGGAATGGGAATGCAGGTCAGACGGGAAGTGTTAGCTCTCCGCCTCCTACGACCAATACTGTAACAAATTCGAATACAAACACTAGTACAGCACCTGTCCAACCTCCTGCTCAAACTAGCTCCTCAAAGAGTAAGGATAAAGATCGTGATGATGACAAAGACGATGACGACGATGATGATGACGATGATGATGACGATGACGATTAG
- a CDS encoding DUF1304 domain-containing protein: MSVFTLILASLVALEFFYIMYLETMATTSATTARVFGMSQEELEQQSVNTLFKNQGVYNGLIAVLVLIAAFVQPSPVWLGIFMVYIILVAVYGAVTSDPKILFKQGGLAMLTLLSLFF, encoded by the coding sequence ATGTCTGTTTTTACACTGATTTTGGCAAGTTTGGTTGCCTTGGAATTTTTTTATATTATGTACTTGGAGACCATGGCGACGACTTCGGCTACGACAGCACGGGTTTTCGGTATGTCACAAGAGGAGTTGGAGCAGCAGTCGGTCAATACACTTTTCAAAAACCAAGGAGTTTACAACGGGCTGATAGCTGTTTTGGTCTTGATTGCGGCTTTTGTGCAGCCTAGTCCAGTTTGGCTGGGGATTTTTATGGTTTATATCATCTTGGTAGCTGTTTACGGTGCAGTGACTAGCGATCCGAAAATTTTGTTCAAGCAGGGCGGACTAGCAATGTTGACTTTGTTGAGTTTATTTTTCTAG
- a CDS encoding NAD(P)/FAD-dependent oxidoreductase — protein sequence MSELYDITIVGGGPVGLFAAFYAHLRQAKVKIIDSLPQLGGQPAILYPEKKILDVPGFTNLSGEELTQRLIEQLETFQTDICLNETVLDIVKSDDDFTITTSKAQHQTKTIIIAMGGGAFKPRALELDDAESYSNLHYHVSNISQYAGKKVVVLGGGDSAVDWALAFEKIAETSLVHRRDNFRALEHSVEELKASSVEIKTPFVPSRLVGENGKITHLEISQVKGEESQLLPLDHLFVNYGFKSSVGNLKDWGLELNRHKILVNSKQETSVPGIYAAGDCCSYEGKIDLIATGLGEAPTAVNNAINHIYPDQKVQPKHSTSL from the coding sequence ATGTCTGAACTGTATGATATTACGATTGTCGGCGGCGGTCCAGTTGGCTTATTCGCTGCATTTTACGCTCATTTGCGCCAAGCCAAGGTGAAAATCATTGATTCTCTGCCTCAGCTGGGCGGACAGCCAGCCATTCTCTATCCAGAGAAGAAGATTTTGGATGTGCCGGGCTTTACCAATCTAAGTGGCGAAGAACTGACACAGCGTCTGATTGAGCAGCTGGAAACTTTCCAGACCGACATTTGCCTCAATGAAACGGTTCTGGATATCGTTAAATCTGATGATGACTTCACCATTACGACTTCTAAAGCCCAGCATCAGACCAAAACCATTATCATCGCTATGGGAGGCGGCGCCTTCAAACCGAGGGCTTTGGAGTTAGACGATGCTGAAAGCTACAGCAACCTTCACTATCACGTTTCAAACATCAGCCAGTATGCTGGCAAAAAGGTTGTTGTTCTGGGCGGCGGCGACTCGGCTGTTGACTGGGCGCTAGCTTTTGAAAAGATTGCGGAAACCAGTCTGGTTCATCGTCGGGACAACTTCCGGGCTTTAGAGCATAGTGTGGAAGAACTCAAGGCTTCTAGTGTTGAGATTAAGACACCATTTGTACCTAGTCGATTGGTCGGTGAAAATGGTAAGATTACTCACTTGGAAATCAGCCAAGTCAAGGGAGAGGAGAGCCAGCTTCTGCCTCTGGATCACCTCTTTGTCAACTACGGTTTTAAATCCTCTGTCGGCAATCTCAAAGATTGGGGCTTGGAGCTTAACCGTCACAAGATTTTGGTCAATAGCAAGCAAGAAACTTCCGTGCCAGGTATCTATGCAGCTGGAGACTGCTGTAGCTACGAGGGGAAGATTGATTTGATTGCGACCGGGCTAGGTGAGGCACCTACTGCTGTCAACAATGCCATTAACCATATTTATCCTGATCAGAAGGTCCAACCCAAGCATTCTACAAGCCTATAA